In a genomic window of Colius striatus isolate bColStr4 chromosome 2, bColStr4.1.hap1, whole genome shotgun sequence:
- the FLRT3 gene encoding leucine-rich repeat transmembrane protein FLRT3 produces the protein MISVTWSIFLVWTKIGLLLDMAPCSVSAKPCPSVCRCDVGFIYCNDRALTSIPTGIPEDTTTLFLQNNQINNAGIPSELKNLLRVERIYLYHNSLDEFPTNLPKYVKELHLQENNIRTITYDSLSQIPYLEELHLDDNSVSAVSIEDGAFRDNIYLRLLFLSRNHLSTIPWGLPKTIEELRLDDNRISTISELSLQDLTNLKRLVLDGNLLNNHGLGDKVFMNLVNLTELSLVRNSLTAAPVNLPGTNLRKLYLQENHINRVPPNAFSYLRQLCRLDMSNNNLSNLPQGVFDDLDNITQLFLRNNPWHCGCKMKWVRDWLQSLPLKVNVRGLMCQAPEKVRGMAIKDLNAELFDCNDDGTISTIQITTAVPNTLYPAQGHWPVSVTKQPDIKSPNLNKNYRTTASPVRKIITIFVKSVSTETIHISWKVALPMTALRLSWLKMGHSPAFGSITETIVTGDRNDYLLTALEPESPYRVCMVPMETSNIYLSDETPECIETETAPLKMYNPTTTLNREQEKEPYKNSSLPLAAIIGGAVALVAIVLLALVCWYVHRNGSLFSRNCTYSKGHRRKDDYAEAGTKKDNSILEIRETSFQMIPITNDQVSKEEFVIHTIFPPNGMNLYKNSHSESSSNRSYRDSGIPDSDHSHS, from the coding sequence ATGATTAGTGTAacctggagcatcttcctaGTTTGGACTAAAATAGGGCTGTTACTTGACATGGCACCTTGCTCTGTTAGTGCCAAACCATGCCCTTCAGTATGTCGCTGTGATGTGGGTTTCATATATTGTAATGATCGCGCTTTGACGTCTATTCCTACAGGAATCCCAGAGGATACTACTACCCTCTTCCTTCAGAACAATCAAATAAATAATGCTGGGATTCCTTCAGAACTGAAGAACTTGCTTAGGGtggaaagaatatatttataCCACAACAGCCTAGATGAATTCCCCACTAACCTCCCTAAGTACGTTAAGGAACTGCACTTGCAGGAGAACAATATAAGGACCATCACTTATGATTCGCTTTCACAAATTCCTTATCTGGAAGAACTGCATTTGGATGATAATTCTGTTTCTGCTGTTAGCATCGAGGATGGAGCTTTCCGGGACAACATCTATCTcaggcttctttttctttctcgaAATCACCTTAGCACCATTCCCTGGGGTTTGCCTAAAACGATAGAAGAGCTACGCTTGGATGATAATCGTATTTCCACGATTTCAGAGCTGTCCCTTCAAGACCTTACAAATCTAAAACGGCTTGTTTTAGACGGAAATCTTCTAAATAACCATGGATTAGGAGACAAAGTCTTCATGAATCTAGTCAATCTTACGGAACTGTCGTTGGTCCGCAATTCGCTCACAGCCGCACCGGTAAATTTGCCAGGGACAAACCTAAGAAAGCTTTATCTCCAAGAAAACCACATCAACCGTGTGCCACCCAACGCTTTCTCTTACTTAAGGCAGTTGTGTCGACTAGATATGTCCAATAACAATCTCAGCAATTTACCTCAGGGTGTCTTTGATGATCTGGACAACATAACTCAACTTTTCCTTCGCAACAACCCTTGGCACTGCGGTTGCAAAATGAAATGGGTACGTGACTGGTTACAGTCGCTGCCTTTAAAAGTTAACGTACGTGGACTGATGTGTCAGGCACCGGAAAAAGTACGTGGAATGGCTATCAAAGACCTCAACGCCGAACTATTTGATTGTAACGACGACGGCACGATAAGCACCATCCAAATCACTACCGCGGTACCAAACACGTTATACCCGGCCCAGGGACACTGGCCGGTTTCTGTCACCAAACAACCGGACATCAAGTCTCCCAACCTAAATAAAAACTACAGGACCACAGCAAGCCCGGTACGCAAAATCATTACGATCTTCGTGAAATCCGTAAGCACGGAGACTATTCACATCTCGTGGAAAGTTGCACTACCAATGACTGCTTTGAGACTGAGCTGGCTCAAGATGGGTCACAGCCCTGCCTTTGGATCTATAACTGAAACGATAGTTACGGGCGACAGAAACGACTATTTGCTCACGGCTCTCGAACCAGAATCGCCGTACCGTGTGTGCATGGTTCCCATGGAAACCAGCAACATCTATCTCTCCGACGAAACGCCTGAATGCATCGAGACTGAGACGGCACCTCTTAAGATGTACAACCCTACCACCACCCTCAATCGGGAGCAGGAGAAAGAACCTTACAAAAACTCCAGCTTGCCCTTGGCCGCCATCATCGGCGGCGCGGTGGCGTTGGTGGCCAtagtgctgctggccctggtCTGCTGGTACGTCCACAGAAACGGGTCCCTCTTCTCCCGGAACTGCACCTACAGCAAGGGACACCGGAGAAAAGACGACTATGCCGAAGCGGGAACCAAGAAGGATAACTCCATCCTAGAAATCAGGGAGACTTCTTTCCAGATGATACCAATAACCAACGACCAAGTGTCCAAGGAGGAATTTGTAATACACACCATTTTCCCACCTAACGGCATGAATCTGTACAAGAACAGCCACAGTGAAAGCAGTAGTAACAGGAGCTACAGAGACAGTGGTATTCCAGATTCAGATCATTCACACTCATGA